A stretch of Triticum aestivum cultivar Chinese Spring chromosome 1D, IWGSC CS RefSeq v2.1, whole genome shotgun sequence DNA encodes these proteins:
- the LOC123181722 gene encoding ran-binding protein 1 homolog c, which produces MADKEPVVERPVAEEEGEDSAAAAAAGEEEDTGAQVAPIVRLEEVAVTTGEEDEDSLLDMKAKLYRFDKDGNQWKERGTGTVKLLKHKENGKVRLVMRQAKTLKICANHLVISTTKMQEHAGSDKSCVWHAADFADGELKDEMFAIRFGTVENCKKFKDLVDEIAESLAKNEGGESEEGSSAAGLLEKLSVSESKPEESAAKEESTDASKETETKAATAPSE; this is translated from the exons ATGGCGGACAAGGAGCCCGTCGTGGAGCGCCCCGTCGCGGAGGAGGAAGGCGAGgactccgccgccgcggccgctgccggcgaggaggaggacaccGGTGCCCAGGTCGCCCCCATCGTGCGGCTCGAGGAGGTCGCCGTCACCACCGGCGAGGAGGACGAGGACTCTCTCCTCGACAT GAAGGCGAAGCTATACAGGTTCGACAAGGATGGGAACCAGTGGAAGGAGAGGGGCACGGGCACCGTCAAGCTGCTCAAGCACAAGGAGAACGGCAAGGTCCGCCTTGTTATGCGCCAGGCCAAGACACTTAAGATCTGCGCCAATCACCTAG TGATCTCGACCACGAAGATGCAGGAACACGCCGGCAGCGACAAGTCCTGTGTCTGGCACGCGGCAGACTTTGCTGACGGAGAACTTAAGGATGAGATGTTTGCCATCCGGTTTGGCACCGTTGAGA ATTGCAAGAAGTTTAAAGACTTAGTTGATGAGATCGCTGAGTCGCTTGCAAAGAATGAAGGCGGTGAAAGCGAAGAAGGTTCTTCCGCAGCTGGACTGCTGGAGAAACTTAGTGTAAGCGAAAGCAAACCTGAGGAAAGCGCAGCTAAGGAGGAATCAACTGATGCTAGCAAGGAGACAGAAACCAAAGCCGCGACAGCCCCCTCAGAGTAG
- the LOC123181723 gene encoding pre-mRNA-splicing factor cwf23 → MAAMGQEGEDVDHYEVLRLPSGEEGAALSVEQIEKAYRTQSRLRHPDKRPDDPNATADFQSLASSYKFLRDESLRRQFDARLRGRREAAARAAATGVKRRKAVSDLEERERAFAAGGGPAVDPVELARREDKRKAADVKRELDEFFAAKKSGVSGSASTPAHGDKKGGTPENGPKTDKGKILKVSWEGGADYYTAAKLDEIFKQFGTVEDIVIKTRKSKSKGSAIIVMASKEAAQTALKNHSVCNVFPVPLIVASVQESGGPPARSTQTPEPRTSNIDGTGFSDLEASVFRKLQEAQKRKKSG, encoded by the exons ATGGCGGCGATGGGGCAGGAGGGGGAGGACGTCGACCACTACGAGGTGCTCCGCCTGCcgtccggcgaggaaggcgcggcgCTGAGCGTCGAGCAGATCGAGAAGGCCTACCGGACGCAGTCGCGGCTCCGGCACCCCGACAAGCGCCCCGACGACCCCAACGCCACCGCTGATTTCCAGAGCCTCGCCAGCTCGTACAAGTTCCTCCGGGACGAGTCCCTCCGCCGACAGTTCGACGCCCGCCTCCGTGGCCGGCGCgaggccgccgcccgcgccgccgccaccggggTCAAGCGGCGGAAGGCCGTGTCCGACCTAGAGGAGCGCGAGCGCGCCTTCGCCGCCGGCGGAGGCCCCGCCGTCGACCCCGTCGAGCTGGCCAGGCGAGAGGATAAGCGGAAGGCTGCTGACGTCAAGCGCGAACTCGATGAGTTCTTCGCTGCCAAGAAGTCCGGCGTCTCTGGCTCTGCTTCGACTCCG GCACATGGAGATAAGAAGGGTGGAACTCCAGAGAACGGACCAAAAACGGACAAGGGTAAGATCTTGAAAGTTTCTTGGGAAGGTGGTGCAGATTACTACACTGCAGCAAAGCTGGATGAGATCTTTAAGCAATTCGGCACTGTTGAAGACATTGTGATCAAGACTAGGAAATCAAAGAGCAAGGGTTCAGCAATTATTGTCATGGCTTCCAAAGAGGCGGCA CAAACTGCACTGAAGAACCATTCTGTGTGCAATGTTTTCCCTGTCCCATTGATTGTTGCTTCTGTTCAAGAATCGGGAGGGCCACCGGCAAGGTCAACTCAAACACCTGAACCGAGGACAAGTAACATTGATGGAACTGGGTTCAGCGATTTGGAAGCATCGGTATTCCGAAAACTTCAAGAG GCCCAGAAAAGGAAGAAATCTGGATAA